From a single Nitrogeniibacter mangrovi genomic region:
- a CDS encoding lytic murein transglycosylase: MIPLCALALLMAVPAWADDDFDHCLEQLRAQAPDQGVSVAAFDRFTAGVAPDPSVLEALDYQPEFVTPIWDYMAALVDEERIADGRAMLAQWREVLDRVEATYGVDRHVVVAVWGVESNYGRNFGKRPLVTSLATLSCEGRRQGYFRGEFFTTLKILAAGHMAPERLTGSWAGAFGHTQFMPSTFMRTAVDFDGDGRRDLIDSVPDALASTANYLKQAGWRSGEGWGYEIRLPAGFDASIAGRKARRSVSAWAAMGLRRIDGSALEAIDDTAAVLLPAGAEGPAFLVFRNFNAIYSYNAAESYALAIAHLSDRLRGGGPFVTPWPTDDPGIARKERRELQQLLIDRGHDVGEVDGVIGSRTRAAIEAEQARLGFEVNGRAGMKILKALRAKQ, from the coding sequence ATGATTCCCCTGTGCGCGTTGGCGCTCCTGATGGCCGTCCCGGCGTGGGCCGACGACGATTTCGACCACTGCCTCGAACAGCTGCGCGCCCAGGCGCCGGACCAGGGGGTGAGTGTGGCGGCCTTCGACCGCTTCACCGCCGGGGTGGCGCCCGATCCGAGCGTGCTCGAGGCGCTCGACTACCAGCCCGAGTTCGTCACCCCCATCTGGGACTACATGGCGGCGCTGGTGGACGAGGAGCGCATCGCCGACGGCCGGGCCATGCTCGCCCAGTGGCGCGAGGTGCTCGACCGGGTCGAGGCCACTTACGGCGTGGATCGCCACGTGGTGGTGGCGGTATGGGGCGTGGAGAGCAACTACGGGCGCAACTTCGGCAAGCGGCCGCTGGTCACCTCGCTGGCCACGCTGTCGTGCGAGGGGCGCCGGCAAGGCTATTTCCGCGGCGAGTTCTTCACCACCCTGAAGATCCTCGCGGCCGGCCACATGGCCCCGGAGCGCCTGACCGGTTCCTGGGCGGGCGCCTTCGGCCACACCCAGTTCATGCCCTCCACCTTCATGCGCACCGCGGTCGATTTCGACGGCGACGGGCGTCGCGACCTGATCGACAGCGTGCCCGACGCGCTGGCCTCCACCGCCAACTATCTCAAGCAGGCCGGCTGGCGCAGTGGCGAGGGCTGGGGCTACGAGATCCGTCTGCCCGCCGGTTTCGATGCCTCGATCGCCGGGCGCAAGGCGCGCCGATCGGTGAGCGCGTGGGCGGCGATGGGCCTGCGGCGGATCGATGGCAGCGCGCTCGAGGCCATCGACGACACCGCCGCGGTGCTGCTGCCGGCGGGCGCCGAGGGGCCGGCCTTCCTGGTGTTCCGCAACTTCAACGCGATCTACAGCTACAACGCGGCCGAGAGCTACGCCCTGGCCATCGCGCACCTGTCCGACCGCCTGCGCGGCGGCGGCCCGTTCGTGACGCCCTGGCCCACGGACGACCCGGGCATCGCGCGCAAGGAGCGGCGCGAACTGCAGCAATTGCTGATCGACCGGGGGCATGATGTCGGCGAGGTGGACGGCGTCATCGGCAGCCGCACCCGGGCGGCCATCGAGGCCGAGCAGGCGCGCCTGGGGTTCGAAGTGAATGGCCGCGCCGGCATGAAGATCCTCAAGGCCTTGCGCGCCAAGCAGTGA
- a CDS encoding glycosyltransferase, with translation MKVLHVESGRHLYGGGKQVLYLMEGLARRGVDNLLACPDGAHIAEPARAFGTVIELPMKGDVDIGLAGRLKRVIRQHRPDLVHIHSRRGADVWGGVAARLAGVPALISRRVDNPESRWAVTLKYGLYAHVITISEGIRQVLLAEGLAPERVSCVRSALDPAPYLREYDKAAFRATLDLPADTPVAGMVAQLIPRKGHRHLLAALPRVLERHPRLQVLVFGRGPLEAELRQAIADANLGDHVRLMGFVDDLPAQLGCLDLLVHPADMEGLGVSLLQASAAQVPIIACRAGGMPEAVRDGINGLLIDVGDVAALGTAMIRLLDDADLRRHMGAAGRALVLDEFSVDVMCEGNLAIYDKVLARAFHRTGP, from the coding sequence GTGAAGGTGCTGCACGTGGAATCCGGCCGCCACCTGTACGGCGGCGGCAAGCAGGTGCTCTACCTCATGGAGGGCCTCGCCCGGCGCGGCGTGGACAATCTGCTCGCCTGCCCCGACGGCGCCCACATCGCCGAACCGGCGCGTGCCTTCGGCACCGTGATCGAACTGCCCATGAAGGGCGACGTGGACATCGGCCTCGCCGGGCGCCTCAAGCGTGTCATCCGCCAGCACCGGCCCGACCTGGTGCATATCCACAGCCGCCGCGGCGCCGACGTCTGGGGTGGCGTGGCGGCCCGGCTCGCGGGGGTGCCGGCGCTGATTTCGCGTCGGGTGGACAACCCCGAATCGCGCTGGGCGGTGACGCTCAAGTACGGGCTCTACGCCCATGTGATCACCATCTCCGAAGGCATCCGCCAGGTGCTGCTGGCCGAAGGCCTGGCCCCGGAACGGGTCAGCTGCGTGCGCAGCGCGCTCGACCCCGCGCCCTACCTGCGCGAGTATGACAAGGCCGCCTTCCGCGCCACCCTGGATCTGCCCGCCGACACGCCGGTGGCGGGCATGGTGGCCCAGCTCATTCCGCGCAAGGGACACCGCCATCTGCTCGCCGCCCTGCCCCGGGTGCTCGAACGCCATCCGCGCCTGCAGGTGCTCGTGTTCGGCCGCGGCCCGCTCGAGGCAGAGCTGCGCCAGGCCATCGCTGACGCCAATCTGGGCGATCATGTGCGCCTGATGGGCTTCGTCGACGACCTGCCCGCGCAACTGGGCTGCCTCGACCTGCTGGTGCACCCGGCCGACATGGAAGGGCTGGGTGTCTCCCTGCTGCAGGCCTCGGCCGCGCAGGTGCCGATCATCGCCTGCCGCGCCGGCGGCATGCCCGAGGCGGTGCGTGACGGAATCAACGGCCTGCTCATCGACGTGGGCGACGTGGCCGCGCTGGGCACGGCCATGATCCGCCTGCTGGACGACGCCGACCTGCGCCGGCACATGGGCGCGGCCGGGCGCGCGCTCGTGCTCGACGAGTTCTCGGTGGACGTCATGTGCGAGGGCAATCTGGCCATCTACGACAAGGTATTGGCCCGAGCATTCCACCGGACCGGCCCCTGA
- a CDS encoding O-antigen ligase family protein: protein MIFVWLNRFACLGLAIFAFFSLLKTAPAHLAIALALPATLIAMWRERRLPWSPATWLTLALALWLLLRYALQVTAGWVEPGLYDQKAVFIDWFFVLVFAMLAALPTRDRVARVHQLWLLAGAGFLVGIVGYLWTKGFMALWSDERLRFHLDRPLGIGLYAGCLAIALLGTTRQWWRVAGPWRWPVRIGAMATIALFVQVVISTQNRSNMLGVVVLLACLLIYALMRAYRSPHPRRRRRILALSAAGLITTVLIVGANLEAITGRFMQERRAMLTAVESGLQNAPAASVTVRLRLWQYVLERFPEHPFIGHGFGDLRDVIDRDLRPRGGLLQGERYDHVHNSYLQTLWTQGLIGVALWGALSVALIAGAVRAGRRNRRVGALLPAMWGILIYTAVWAAFDYRLSHPDMRFFTIVLLLSLRLMGQADEAGRTDP, encoded by the coding sequence ATGATTTTTGTCTGGCTCAACCGCTTTGCCTGCCTCGGCCTGGCCATCTTCGCCTTCTTCAGCCTGCTCAAGACGGCCCCCGCCCACCTCGCCATTGCGCTTGCCTTGCCGGCCACCCTCATCGCCATGTGGCGCGAGCGTCGCTTGCCCTGGTCCCCGGCCACCTGGCTGACTCTCGCGCTCGCCCTGTGGCTGCTGTTGCGCTACGCCCTGCAGGTCACGGCCGGGTGGGTCGAACCCGGGCTTTACGACCAGAAGGCGGTCTTCATCGACTGGTTCTTCGTTCTCGTTTTCGCCATGCTCGCGGCCCTGCCCACGCGTGACCGGGTGGCGCGGGTGCATCAGCTGTGGCTGCTGGCCGGCGCCGGCTTCCTTGTCGGCATTGTCGGCTACCTGTGGACCAAGGGTTTCATGGCCCTGTGGTCGGACGAACGGCTCCGCTTCCACCTTGATCGCCCATTGGGCATCGGCCTCTACGCCGGCTGTCTCGCCATTGCCCTGCTCGGCACCACACGCCAGTGGTGGCGGGTGGCGGGCCCTTGGCGGTGGCCGGTCCGGATCGGGGCCATGGCGACAATCGCCTTGTTCGTGCAGGTGGTCATCAGCACCCAGAACCGCAGCAACATGCTGGGCGTCGTGGTCCTGCTCGCCTGCCTCCTCATCTACGCGCTGATGCGCGCCTATCGCTCGCCGCACCCCCGTCGGCGCCGCCGCATCCTCGCTCTCAGTGCTGCCGGGCTCATCACGACCGTGCTGATCGTCGGCGCCAACCTCGAAGCGATCACCGGGCGCTTCATGCAGGAACGCCGGGCCATGCTGACCGCCGTGGAATCCGGCCTGCAGAACGCCCCTGCCGCCTCGGTCACGGTTCGCCTCCGGCTTTGGCAGTACGTCCTCGAACGTTTCCCGGAACACCCGTTCATCGGCCACGGCTTCGGTGATCTGCGCGACGTCATCGACCGGGATCTGCGCCCGCGCGGCGGCCTCCTCCAGGGCGAACGCTACGATCATGTGCACAACAGCTACCTGCAGACCCTGTGGACCCAGGGCCTGATCGGGGTGGCACTGTGGGGGGCCTTGAGCGTGGCGCTCATTGCCGGCGCGGTGCGCGCGGGGCGACGCAACCGCCGCGTGGGCGCGCTGCTGCCGGCCATGTGGGGCATCCTGATCTACACGGCGGTGTGGGCGGCCTTCGACTACCGCCTGTCCCACCCCGACATGCGCTTCTTCACCATTGTTCTGCTGCTCTCCCTGCGCCTCATGGGGCAGGCGGACGAAGCCGGGCGAACGGACCCATGA
- a CDS encoding glycosyltransferase, translated as MRVAIFIPSYGDGGVERMLVNLAGGLVARGVRIDFLTHSAQAPYLDRLDARVRLVETPRGGWSLARWLWRYLRVQAPDIVLCGKDRAGLLVARVRRLAGARCRLVMRPGTTYSQRFAELGAWSRWRARARVRRTYRAADAVVGNARAVVDDVARVAGLPAARVHLIRNPVITSDLQALAAAAPAYPGFGPEAPPVVLAVGRLAQVKGFDVLIRAFARVRAHRPLKLLILGEGRLREALLKLADSLGVGDDVSLPGFDPNPYPCLAHAALFVLSSRREGSPNALTEALALGTPVVSTDCPSGPAEVLDQGRVAPLVAVDDEVALADAMARVLDAPGDPQVRREAVDAYRVEHCAERYHLLFERLLGETA; from the coding sequence ATGCGTGTGGCCATCTTCATCCCTTCCTACGGCGACGGCGGTGTCGAGCGGATGCTCGTGAACCTTGCCGGCGGCCTGGTGGCCCGCGGGGTGCGGATCGACTTCCTCACCCATTCGGCGCAGGCACCTTATCTGGATCGGCTCGATGCCCGTGTCCGGCTCGTCGAAACCCCCCGCGGTGGTTGGTCGCTCGCGCGCTGGCTGTGGCGCTATCTGCGTGTGCAGGCGCCGGACATCGTCCTGTGCGGCAAGGATCGCGCCGGGCTGCTGGTGGCGCGGGTGCGCCGCCTGGCGGGCGCCCGCTGCCGGCTGGTGATGCGCCCCGGTACCACCTATTCGCAACGCTTCGCCGAACTGGGCGCCTGGTCGCGCTGGCGCGCGCGGGCGCGCGTGCGGCGTACCTACCGTGCGGCCGATGCGGTGGTCGGCAATGCCCGGGCGGTGGTGGACGATGTGGCCCGGGTGGCCGGTCTGCCGGCGGCGCGGGTGCATCTGATCCGCAACCCGGTGATCACGTCCGACCTGCAGGCACTGGCCGCAGCGGCGCCGGCCTATCCCGGATTCGGGCCCGAAGCGCCGCCGGTGGTGCTCGCCGTGGGGCGGCTGGCCCAGGTCAAGGGCTTCGATGTGCTCATCCGCGCCTTTGCCCGGGTGCGCGCACACCGACCGCTCAAACTCCTCATTCTTGGCGAAGGGCGGCTGCGCGAGGCGCTGCTGAAGCTGGCCGATTCGCTTGGCGTCGGCGACGACGTCAGTTTGCCCGGTTTCGATCCGAACCCGTATCCGTGCCTGGCGCATGCCGCCCTGTTCGTGTTGTCGTCGCGGCGCGAAGGCTCGCCCAATGCGCTGACCGAGGCGCTGGCGCTGGGCACGCCGGTGGTGTCCACCGACTGCCCCTCCGGTCCAGCCGAGGTCCTCGATCAGGGGCGCGTGGCGCCGCTGGTGGCGGTGGATGACGAGGTCGCGCTGGCCGACGCGATGGCGCGTGTACTCGATGCTCCTGGCGACCCGCAGGTCCGGCGCGAAGCGGTGGATGCCTACCGGGTCGAGCACTGCGCCGAACGCTATCACCTGCTCTTCGAGCGCCTGCTGGGCGAGACCGCCTGA
- a CDS encoding zf-HC2 domain-containing protein: MLRCKDATRLVSAQFDRILSVRERLALRTHLLVCTGCARFERQLRFMHAALGRYRRGETPPPDDDPA, from the coding sequence ATGCTCCGCTGCAAGGATGCCACCCGTCTGGTGTCCGCCCAGTTCGATCGAATCCTGAGCGTGCGCGAGCGCCTGGCGCTGCGCACGCATCTGCTCGTGTGCACCGGCTGCGCCCGCTTTGAACGCCAGCTCCGCTTCATGCACGCCGCGCTGGGGCGCTACCGGCGTGGCGAGACCCCGCCGCCGGACGACGATCCGGCGTGA
- a CDS encoding glycosyltransferase family 9 protein, whose translation MKRILIVRASAIGDVVFASPFAAALKRTWPEAQVSWLVEPGIAPLIADDPCIDELIHWPKGEWKALWQARRFGALFGAIRDFRRQLRARRFDVAIDLQSLLKSGLLTWLSGAPRRIGLGSREGSQWLMTEVVPKGGDAGRISSEYLYLAEQLGLDTGEFLPRLVVGEVTAHQTEALLAQHGLARGGYAVFAPFTTRPQKHWFEDAWQALGPKVAAELGLTPVILGGPADVDAARRIAGAIPGAVVLAGQTNLPQAAALIERAALLIGVDTGLTHMGTAFATPTVALFGSTRPYLSTGRANGRVIWLGLECSPCRRNPTCHGAFTCLREITPERVLDEARSALAEPRP comes from the coding sequence ATGAAACGCATCCTCATCGTCCGCGCCTCGGCCATCGGCGACGTGGTCTTCGCCTCGCCCTTCGCCGCCGCGCTCAAGCGGACCTGGCCCGAGGCGCAGGTGAGCTGGCTGGTCGAGCCGGGCATCGCGCCGCTGATTGCGGACGATCCGTGCATCGACGAGTTGATTCACTGGCCGAAGGGGGAATGGAAGGCGCTGTGGCAGGCGCGGCGCTTCGGGGCGCTGTTCGGCGCCATCCGCGACTTTCGCCGCCAGTTGCGGGCGCGCCGCTTCGACGTCGCCATCGATCTGCAGAGCCTGCTCAAGAGCGGGCTGCTCACCTGGCTGTCGGGGGCGCCGCGGCGCATCGGTCTGGGCAGCCGCGAGGGGAGCCAGTGGCTCATGACCGAGGTCGTCCCCAAAGGGGGCGATGCGGGGCGGATCAGTTCGGAATACCTGTACCTGGCCGAACAGCTGGGGCTCGACACCGGCGAATTCCTGCCGCGCCTGGTGGTGGGCGAGGTCACCGCACACCAGACGGAGGCCCTGCTCGCGCAGCATGGCCTCGCGCGCGGGGGCTACGCCGTGTTCGCGCCCTTCACCACCCGCCCGCAGAAACACTGGTTCGAGGACGCCTGGCAGGCCCTGGGGCCGAAGGTCGCGGCGGAGCTGGGCCTCACCCCGGTGATCCTCGGCGGCCCGGCCGACGTGGACGCTGCCCGCCGCATCGCCGGCGCCATCCCGGGCGCGGTGGTGCTCGCCGGCCAGACCAATCTGCCGCAGGCGGCGGCGCTGATCGAGCGTGCGGCGCTGCTGATCGGGGTCGACACCGGCCTCACCCACATGGGCACCGCCTTCGCCACCCCCACGGTGGCCCTGTTCGGCTCCACCCGCCCCTACCTGAGCACCGGCCGCGCCAACGGCCGGGTGATCTGGCTGGGGCTCGAGTGCTCGCCATGCCGGCGCAATCCCACCTGCCATGGCGCCTTCACCTGCCTGCGCGAGATCACCCCGGAGCGGGTGCTCGACGAGGCGCGCTCGGCGCTGGCGGAGCCGCGACCGTGA
- a CDS encoding glycosyltransferase produces the protein MATRMDRLRKSGKYTRADRARRGHDRGGGPSYNPRFQSAPGVMPPHIIYLARGRPQRPRANLIQTLHTVAALGQAGATVRLYLPPIPRRFDLTGFLAGMGLRTPVDVRGSALLHSNWGGWPFMLAHRRELRRADAVYTRVPDFSRLMTRLRIGHVLEIHDTVALLADGGRWLREAMRAGWLRGLTVISGAGRDALVGAGLPATRIEVLHSGVDLTAFASVPAPTPEAFAEAHGLYVGRISRDRGLPMLEAVARAGLPVTLIGPADDPPATDLPHLTCRPAIPHAQVPDALAAGAIALMPYQADLQHAATISPIKLFEAMAAGRLVIASDLPTIREVIRDGDNGLLVPADDPAAWIAAVMRVRAHPDDAARMAAAGRRTAADFSWPARAGRLLAFLDRMQSR, from the coding sequence ATGGCCACACGCATGGATCGGCTCCGAAAGAGCGGCAAGTATACCCGAGCGGACCGCGCTCGCCGCGGGCACGACCGGGGTGGCGGTCCAAGCTATAATCCGCGTTTTCAGTCTGCGCCGGGCGTCATGCCGCCACACATCATCTACCTTGCCCGCGGCCGCCCCCAGCGACCCCGGGCCAACCTGATCCAGACCCTGCATACCGTCGCAGCCCTGGGCCAGGCCGGCGCCACCGTCCGCTTGTACCTGCCCCCGATTCCCCGCCGCTTCGACCTGACCGGATTCCTCGCCGGCATGGGCCTCCGCACGCCGGTGGATGTGCGCGGATCCGCGCTGCTGCACAGCAACTGGGGCGGCTGGCCCTTCATGCTCGCGCACCGCCGCGAGCTGCGGCGGGCGGATGCGGTCTATACCCGCGTGCCCGATTTTTCCCGCTTGATGACCCGCCTGCGGATCGGCCATGTTCTCGAGATCCACGACACCGTGGCCCTGCTGGCCGACGGCGGCCGCTGGCTGCGCGAAGCAATGCGTGCCGGGTGGCTGCGCGGGCTCACCGTCATCTCCGGCGCCGGCCGCGACGCCCTGGTCGGAGCCGGCTTGCCGGCGACCCGGATCGAGGTGCTGCACAGCGGTGTCGATCTGACGGCCTTTGCGAGCGTTCCGGCACCGACACCGGAAGCCTTTGCCGAGGCGCACGGCCTCTACGTCGGGCGCATCAGCCGGGACCGGGGACTTCCGATGCTGGAAGCGGTGGCCCGCGCCGGCCTGCCGGTGACCCTGATCGGCCCGGCGGACGATCCGCCAGCCACCGATCTGCCACACCTCACCTGTCGCCCGGCCATTCCCCACGCCCAGGTTCCCGACGCCCTGGCCGCCGGTGCGATCGCGCTGATGCCCTATCAGGCGGATCTCCAGCATGCCGCGACCATCAGCCCGATCAAGCTGTTCGAAGCGATGGCGGCCGGCCGCCTCGTGATCGCCTCCGATCTGCCGACGATCCGTGAAGTCATCCGCGATGGTGACAACGGCCTGCTCGTCCCCGCGGACGACCCCGCCGCGTGGATCGCGGCGGTCATGCGGGTGCGGGCCCACCCCGACGACGCAGCGCGCATGGCAGCGGCCGGACGACGCACGGCGGCCGACTTCAGCTGGCCCGCGCGCGCGGGCCGGCTGCTTGCGTTCCTCGATCGGATGCAATCGCGATGA
- a CDS encoding DNA ligase, whose amino-acid sequence MFALWVGAGLSPVLAQTPPPPVLLAREAVADVDPAPYWVSEKLDGVRALWDGRQLRFRSGHVVPAPRWFVAALPPQALDGELWLGRGRFAELSGIVRTAVPVDADWRRVRYMIFELPGAPGDFSARVAAMRAVVGAAHCPWLRVVEQRRIADRAALAAWLAAVIDQGGEGLMLHRADAPYLTGRSDVLLKLKPWQDAEGIVVAQLPGQGRLAGMLGALEIRLADGRHLRLGTGFTDAQRRHPPPLGTQVTFRYHGLTATGLPRFASFLRVREPL is encoded by the coding sequence ATGTTTGCTTTGTGGGTGGGCGCCGGGCTGTCGCCGGTGCTGGCGCAGACGCCGCCGCCGCCCGTCCTGCTCGCCCGTGAGGCGGTGGCCGATGTCGATCCGGCCCCGTACTGGGTCAGCGAGAAGCTCGACGGCGTGCGTGCGCTCTGGGACGGCAGGCAGCTGCGCTTTCGCAGTGGCCATGTGGTGCCGGCGCCGCGCTGGTTCGTCGCCGCCCTGCCGCCGCAGGCCCTCGATGGCGAGCTGTGGCTGGGGCGCGGGCGCTTCGCCGAGCTGTCGGGCATCGTGCGCACCGCGGTGCCGGTGGATGCCGACTGGCGCCGGGTGCGCTACATGATCTTCGAACTGCCGGGCGCGCCGGGGGATTTCTCCGCACGGGTCGCGGCCATGCGCGCGGTGGTCGGGGCAGCTCACTGCCCATGGCTGCGCGTGGTCGAACAGCGCCGGATCGCCGACCGTGCGGCGCTGGCGGCCTGGCTGGCAGCGGTGATCGACCAGGGCGGCGAGGGATTGATGCTGCACCGGGCCGATGCGCCGTACCTCACCGGACGCAGCGACGTGCTGCTCAAGCTCAAGCCCTGGCAGGACGCCGAAGGCATCGTGGTGGCCCAGCTCCCCGGCCAGGGGCGCCTGGCCGGCATGCTCGGGGCGCTCGAGATCCGCCTTGCCGACGGGCGCCACCTGCGCCTGGGCACCGGTTTCACCGACGCGCAGCGCCGCCATCCGCCGCCCCTCGGCACCCAGGTCACCTTCCGCTACCACGGCCTGACCGCCACCGGCCTGCCGCGCTTCGCCAGCTTCCTGCGGGTGCGTGAGCCGCTCTGA
- a CDS encoding DUF2721 domain-containing protein, producing the protein MPEHLTDLSHAIQLAVAPVFLLTALATLINALNGRLARVVDRRRVIRKRLQEQAAPAQVEALERELDLLSRRGTHIYQAIFCQVLSALLVCLVVAGAFVGTMVRIDATHAIATLFILAMLSMIAGLGLFLREVYIAVSQPTHWEP; encoded by the coding sequence ATGCCCGAGCATCTGACCGATCTCTCTCATGCCATCCAGCTGGCCGTCGCGCCGGTGTTCCTGCTCACCGCGCTGGCCACGCTCATCAACGCGCTCAACGGGCGCCTGGCCCGGGTGGTCGATCGGCGTCGGGTGATCCGCAAGCGCCTGCAGGAGCAGGCAGCGCCGGCGCAGGTCGAGGCGCTCGAACGCGAGCTGGATCTGCTCTCCCGGCGCGGCACCCACATCTACCAGGCCATTTTCTGCCAGGTGCTCAGCGCGCTGCTGGTGTGCCTGGTGGTGGCCGGTGCCTTCGTGGGCACGATGGTCCGCATCGACGCCACCCACGCCATCGCCACCCTGTTCATCCTCGCCATGCTGTCGATGATCGCGGGGCTCGGGCTGTTCCTGCGCGAGGTGTACATCGCGGTCAGCCAGCCGACCCACTGGGAGCCGTGA
- a CDS encoding polysaccharide deacetylase family protein, with amino-acid sequence MSTGINILMYHQVGDFAPMKAHRSTYCHHKRFARQMAYLARFGYTVLSMDQVLACLSGAQPIPPRAVALTFDDGYENFYEYAWPVLQRHGFPAMVYLIADLLGKPSYWFASDGRDTPLLMSPERIRQLRAEGVDFGSHSASHAKLATLETPAIHEEVTRSKAILEDVLGEAVNHFCYPFGSHDRRAVDAVAAAGYTCATTCVRAPATPADDPLTLPRKAISYGDNLIGYFWRLHMKNNPKREMIRRDGYTFADATA; translated from the coding sequence ATGAGTACCGGCATCAACATCCTCATGTACCACCAGGTGGGCGACTTCGCGCCGATGAAGGCGCATCGCTCCACCTACTGTCACCACAAGCGCTTCGCCCGCCAGATGGCCTATCTCGCGCGCTTCGGCTACACCGTCCTGTCCATGGACCAGGTGCTGGCCTGCCTGAGTGGAGCGCAGCCGATTCCGCCACGGGCAGTGGCGCTGACCTTCGACGACGGTTACGAGAATTTCTACGAATACGCCTGGCCCGTCCTGCAGCGCCATGGCTTCCCGGCCATGGTGTATCTGATCGCCGACCTGCTCGGCAAGCCATCCTACTGGTTCGCATCCGACGGCCGCGACACCCCGCTGCTGATGAGTCCGGAGCGGATTCGCCAGTTGCGCGCCGAGGGCGTGGACTTCGGCTCCCACTCGGCCTCCCATGCCAAGCTCGCCACTCTCGAGACGCCCGCCATCCATGAGGAAGTGACGCGCTCGAAGGCGATTCTGGAAGACGTGCTGGGCGAGGCGGTCAATCACTTCTGCTACCCGTTCGGCAGCCACGACCGCCGCGCGGTCGACGCGGTGGCCGCCGCCGGCTACACCTGCGCCACCACCTGCGTGCGCGCCCCGGCCACGCCGGCGGACGATCCGCTCACCCTGCCGCGCAAGGCGATCTCTTACGGCGACAACCTGATCGGCTACTTCTGGCGCCTGCACATGAAGAACAACCCCAAGCGCGAGATGATCCGGCGCGACGGCTACACCTTCGCCGACGCGACCGCCTGA
- a CDS encoding glycosyltransferase, which yields MKSLHILGSKEMGGAERWLLRFVAAMQRAGEDIEVAVRRGSELDRHHLHDVPKRTAGMRTVWDPFSRWELSRLIADSGAPIVQTYMGRATRLTHVKRGRGQVHLSRLGGYYKLDPFRHAHAWIGNTRGLCDWMIAGGLPADRVFHITNFADPAKPADPEALEVLRRELAVQPEDWLMVTAGRLIDVKGHATLIEAMRQLPAELDGKRLRLILLGDGPLRETLERQVAEAGLTSRVHFAGWQQDPAPWFHLADMVVFPSRDRETLGNVILEAWAYGKPLACTAFRGAREIARHGEDALVSPCDDAAPLAAHMREIIDNPALQRQLIEHGLRRIEHDFGERVIIDQYRALYAQLLDNR from the coding sequence ATGAAATCCCTGCACATCCTCGGCAGCAAGGAAATGGGCGGCGCCGAGCGCTGGCTGTTGCGTTTCGTCGCCGCCATGCAGCGCGCCGGCGAGGACATCGAGGTCGCCGTGCGGCGCGGCTCCGAACTGGATCGCCATCACCTCCACGATGTGCCCAAGCGCACCGCCGGCATGCGCACCGTGTGGGATCCGTTCTCGCGCTGGGAGCTGTCGCGCCTCATCGCCGACAGCGGCGCGCCCATCGTGCAGACCTACATGGGCCGCGCCACCCGCCTGACCCACGTCAAGCGCGGTCGCGGCCAGGTGCACCTGTCGCGCCTCGGCGGCTACTACAAGCTCGACCCGTTCCGCCACGCGCACGCCTGGATCGGCAACACCCGTGGCCTGTGCGACTGGATGATCGCCGGCGGCCTGCCCGCCGATCGGGTGTTTCACATCACCAACTTCGCCGACCCGGCCAAACCGGCCGACCCCGAGGCGCTGGAAGTGCTGCGCCGGGAACTGGCCGTGCAGCCGGAAGACTGGCTCATGGTCACCGCGGGGCGCCTGATCGACGTGAAAGGCCACGCCACCCTCATCGAGGCCATGCGCCAGCTACCCGCGGAACTCGACGGCAAGCGCCTGCGCCTGATCCTCCTGGGCGACGGGCCACTGCGCGAAACCCTGGAACGCCAGGTGGCCGAAGCGGGCCTGACCAGCCGCGTCCATTTCGCCGGCTGGCAGCAGGACCCCGCGCCCTGGTTCCATCTGGCCGACATGGTGGTGTTCCCCTCGCGCGACCGCGAGACCCTCGGCAACGTGATCCTCGAAGCCTGGGCCTACGGCAAGCCGCTGGCGTGCACCGCGTTCCGCGGCGCGCGCGAGATCGCCCGCCACGGCGAGGATGCTCTGGTGAGCCCCTGCGACGACGCCGCTCCCCTGGCCGCGCACATGCGCGAAATCATCGACAACCCGGCGCTCCAGCGCCAGCTGATCGAACATGGCCTGCGGCGCATCGAGCACGACTTTGGCGAGCGCGTGATCATCGATCAATATCGTGCGCTCTACGCCCAATTGCTGGACAATCGCTAG